Within the Taeniopygia guttata chromosome 15, bTaeGut7.mat, whole genome shotgun sequence genome, the region TCTAACAAGCTTGTGACCATGACTAACATGTTGTTTTGCAGCTAATATATAGTCCACACATTAAATTTGGCATAAATTCTCTCTTCAGGAAGATACACCTTTAAATGCATATGTAAGTTATTTAATAAATTGTGTGATTCTTgcttttatattaaattatgGCAAATACTTTTACTGGACATAGCTACAGCATAAATTAGAAATACTTGGGTCAAAACAGAACtggaaataaacattttgatCCAAAACCTAATCAGCACATTGCAGAAGGTGTGCAATTTAAGCACTATATTAGTACAGTATCTTAAATGCTGTTTAAGTTTGGACACTGAAATAAGTTGtggaatttaaatatttttaaaaagtaacacAACAGTCACCCTGTAGCTCAATGTATccatatattttttcaaatgctgACATAATTTTCATAACAAAAGTCAAGAGAAAGTAATCAGTCCTAACACTACTGCAATCCAATTAAGCTCATAATTAATCTTTtacttctgaagaaaaatacagaggCCAACAGGCCATTGTGTACATGGGGTGTTAGAATGCAATAGTATTTTAAGCACTACCTTAGCAAGGGCATCTTGCAATCGATTGGCATCGTTGCGGGTGTgtgccagctcctcctgcagaccACTGGCCAAGGTCTCTGCTTTCTCCTTATCCAGCCTGACACTCTCCAGCAGGTCTTGTATATCTGATTTATCTCCAGAGTTGTGTATAGAATACAACTCGGCCACTCTCTGCTTTTCATGCTCTAGCTGAGCTTTCAGCCTGTTCATCTCTATCTGGTCACTGGCTACTGTGGCTTTGTACTCCTCTAAGGTAGATGCCAGagctgttttgcttttctgctctgACTCAATGATCCGTTCCATGTGGTGATTCCTTTCTTTTAATGCCCCTATCATTTCTTGGGCCTCTTTGTTGTCTTGTTCTGCCATCTTCAAAGTGTTGCTCAAGTGCTGCTGaacccccagcagctgctcccgcTCGAAGCGAGCGTTCTCCGCCAGCTCCATGTagcgctgctccagctccatgtAGCGCCCACTCTTCATGTCTTCATCAATTACATAGGAAATATGGTGCTCATCCAAAAGGGATCGGAAATACTCGATCTGACGGCTGAAGTGTTCCAGCTTGTCACTCTGCTGGCACAAAGACTCCATCAGGATTACTTTTTCCTCTCCAAGTCTTTCATTCTCGCTGTTCAGCTCTTGTGTTATTTGTTGCAGATCTGCAAGTTCTTGAAGAGTGGCTTGGAGCTCTTCAGCTGTACTGTGTTGATTCTCTTCCATCTGATGTATCCGTTCTGTCAGACAAGCCACAGACACTTCACTTGCATTGCCACTGCTTCCCTTCCTAGACCTTTCTATACTTGGTACTCCTTCAGATTCTGAAGATGATGGAGCATCTAAGGCATCATCGCTTGATGTCAGTGGCTGATAAACTTCACTGCACTCACTGTCTAAATTATCCATGGAATTACTGTGTTGGTTGTCCATGAGAGTGTTTTCATCCTGACTTAACAAGTCTTCCATGGATCCAGGAGCAGAACCTTCCACTGAAGATGTCAGAGTGCCCCCACCATCGCTGTGGTTGCCAGCTGTGATCTCTGGACTCAAAGACTGATAGCCAAAGAGCTTTTCAGAGTTGTCCAGCCTTTGTTCCAAAGAAAAGCCCAAAGCATTTAGTCTGTCTTTTAACATTCGATTCTCATTCTTCAGCTGGTTGAGCTCTTCTCTGATGGCAGTGTTTTGTTCCTGTAACTGGAGCAGTGTGGACTCTACATCAGTTGGCTGATGGACAACAATGGCTTCTTTCTCTTCAGATTTTTCATCCCCCTCAAGATTATCTTCGTTGAGTCCCAGCTGAGCACGCATGTCCCTTAATTCATTTCTCAGATGCAAGATCTCCACATCTTTAGTCTTTGCTAACGTCAGAAGATCATTCACCTTTGCTTCCAGTGCAGCTCTGTCACTGATCTGGTTGTCTGACTTGGACTTGCTCATGCGGATATCGGATTCGGGATTGGTGCGGCTGCGGGAGCGCTTTGCCAGCACCGTGTCACTgggcccctgccctgccaggggcagctTCTTGCTCTGGCTCAAGCGAGAACGATCCCGGATCCTCTCTCTAGAAGAGCTTGACTCTTTATTTCCAGATGAAGTGCTACGCTTAGCTGTGGAACTTGTACCTGTATGTTTTTTGAAAGTTAGGAAGACGAATTAAAATACCATATCTGTCACAGCAGGCTGTGTGCTTTGCATCAGCAACACAGTAGTAGATTTTCTGAATCACTGCTAAATACATTTCATAGAAAATACTGAAAGTAACCATTAACCCAACATCcagcattttctgttttctgtattttcatctCATTGCATAGAAATAGATAGATAATTATTACTCCTTTACTTCCAGATGCTTTACAGCTTTGCAAGCATCactgaatccaaaacacaacaACAGAAGGCAAGATCTATTTCAGTCAATATCAATAACACACTAAATGATTTCACTTTTCTGAACAATTTCTGAAAGCCCTCTTTATTTCTATAAAGTGATACAAAACGTCCAAAATGTTCATTGTAACAATTCATCTTAGAGATTTAGTGCTTGCATTGTgagttttttaaacaaacaattTTAGAAAAATCTATGATTCTCTAAATTATATTATTTCATGTCATATAATAGTTGCAAAGTCAGTActgaaaaaactccaaaaaagcaattacattattaaaaacaggaaaagagtTTAGAAGGTGTGTGATTTGATCATGGTGTTACTTCAACAGACAACATGGATCCTCAAttcattaaatgaaaataaaaagccccTCAACTTCCACCTTTAAGACTCAATATATCTGTTTACCTGCAAtagttttgggtttgttttccagACTGTTCATGGTTGTCCCTGGAGCTGAAGATGCTGTTGATACACAAGAGTTCTTCTTGGCCTTGACACCGTTGGTCATTGTCACGCCACTGCCACCAGCCATCCCTGCTAAGAGGTCATCGTTACTCTTAGTctgaaagaaagggaagaagcaGCTTTAAGACAGCTGGCCCAGCAGTCTGCATAGCCAACATTTCTACTGTAAAAGAttccttcagtttaaaaagTACATATTTGACAAGTCATGTGTCTATGCAAGAATGCTGAAAAGTGCAAGTGTGCTGCACTGTGCAGAGTCACTGAACTGAAATGGAACTTTAACTCCTTACATATGAGTGAGC harbors:
- the SPECC1L gene encoding cytospin-A, translated to MKKASRSVGSVPKVPGVNKAQASEKAKPENGSSVSAVTKLSKTGTSASLLKTKSNDDLLAGMAGGSGVTMTNGVKAKKNSCVSTASSAPGTTMNSLENKPKTIAGTSSTAKRSTSSGNKESSSSRERIRDRSRLSQSKKLPLAGQGPSDTVLAKRSRSRTNPESDIRMSKSKSDNQISDRAALEAKVNDLLTLAKTKDVEILHLRNELRDMRAQLGLNEDNLEGDEKSEEKEAIVVHQPTDVESTLLQLQEQNTAIREELNQLKNENRMLKDRLNALGFSLEQRLDNSEKLFGYQSLSPEITAGNHSDGGGTLTSSVEGSAPGSMEDLLSQDENTLMDNQHSNSMDNLDSECSEVYQPLTSSDDALDAPSSSESEGVPSIERSRKGSSGNASEVSVACLTERIHQMEENQHSTAEELQATLQELADLQQITQELNSENERLGEEKVILMESLCQQSDKLEHFSRQIEYFRSLLDEHHISYVIDEDMKSGRYMELEQRYMELAENARFEREQLLGVQQHLSNTLKMAEQDNKEAQEMIGALKERNHHMERIIESEQKSKTALASTLEEYKATVASDQIEMNRLKAQLEHEKQRVAELYSIHNSGDKSDIQDLLESVRLDKEKAETLASGLQEELAHTRNDANRLQDALAKVEDEYRVFQEEAKKQIEDLNVTLEKLRTELDEKETERSDMKETIFELEDEVEQHRAVKLHDNLIISDLENTVKKLQDQKHDMEREIKNLHRRLREESAEWRQFQADLQTAVVIANDIKSEAQEEIGDLKRRLHEAQEKNEKLTKELEEIKSRKQEEERGRVYNYMNAVERDLAALRQGMGLSRRSSTSSEPTPTVKTLIKSFDSASSQVPSPAAATIPRTPLSPSPMKTPPAAAVSPMQRHSISGPISASKPLATLTDKRPSYAEIPVQEHLLRTSSTSRPASLPRVPAMESAKSISVSRRSSEEIKRDISAPDGASPASLMAMGTTSPQLSLSSSPTASVTPTTRSRIREERKDPLSALAREYGGSKRNALLKWCQKKTEGYQNIDITNFSSSWNDGLAFCAVLHTYLPAHIPYQELNSQDKRRNFTLAFQAAESVGIKSTLDINEMVRTERPDWQNVMLYVTAIYKYFET